Proteins from a single region of Methanotorris igneus Kol 5:
- a CDS encoding phosphoribosyl-ATP diphosphatase — translation MDVLREVYAIIQQRIKEKPEGSYVAKLTTDDKKKAINKICEKIGEEATELILAAKDNNKDEVIYESADLIFHIMVLLAYLGIEYDELMAEFERRKK, via the coding sequence ATGGATGTTTTAAGGGAGGTATATGCAATAATTCAGCAGAGAATAAAAGAGAAGCCAGAAGGTTCTTATGTAGCAAAATTAACAACTGATGATAAAAAGAAGGCAATAAACAAAATATGTGAGAAGATAGGAGAGGAGGCAACAGAGTTAATATTGGCTGCAAAGGACAACAATAAAGATGAGGTAATTTACGAGAGTGCCGATTTGATATTTCACATTATGGTTTTACTTGCTTATTTGGGTATTGAATATGATGAATTAATGGCAGAATTTGAAAGAAGGAAGAAATAA
- a CDS encoding winged helix-turn-helix transcriptional regulator, whose amino-acid sequence MKLIIIFIYLILLLSNIMSIYGIDKFYDIREITKMSYNTTLFLEYDKEHNPIFYVNTPKDYYIAPVKINVIGVNRSLLNDMGFILDKDDYDVLISNRTVETNKNAILFIPINGSTNLNRETATLINWKIDPLNYKSSVVIAKYKLPKKGEIIAVYSDGSPACIKLNNKIYCGFKPNKEVLYNLIYIFMIKNAKNIVNIPYGLIFGTLFLGIISYLSITSQRIKEIILKSGAYLIIITGRVSINNKEKVLLNDTRKEIYNYIVNNPGVHLREIAKNLNKSVSTIIWHLRILEKANLIRSKKVGNKRIYYPKGMDVRDLQLIYLNNKLSKKIYEYLLKNPAHLRKISRDLDIPVETVRYNLRKMEELGIVDSYEEGNKIIYTVNSKL is encoded by the coding sequence ATGAAATTAATAATTATATTTATATATTTAATATTGTTATTGAGCAATATAATGAGCATCTATGGAATTGATAAATTCTATGACATCCGTGAAATAACAAAAATGAGTTATAACACTACATTATTTTTAGAATATGATAAAGAACATAATCCAATATTTTATGTAAATACTCCAAAAGATTATTATATAGCTCCCGTAAAAATCAATGTTATTGGAGTAAATAGATCTTTATTAAATGATATGGGATTTATATTGGATAAAGATGATTATGATGTTTTAATATCAAATAGAACAGTTGAAACAAATAAAAATGCCATACTTTTTATTCCAATAAATGGTTCAACTAATTTAAATAGGGAAACAGCAACTTTGATAAACTGGAAAATTGATCCATTAAATTATAAATCATCAGTTGTGATTGCAAAGTATAAACTCCCAAAAAAAGGAGAAATTATTGCAGTATATAGTGATGGTTCTCCGGCATGTATTAAATTAAATAATAAAATATATTGCGGTTTTAAACCAAATAAAGAAGTTTTGTATAATTTAATATATATTTTTATGATTAAAAATGCTAAAAATATTGTAAATATTCCTTATGGATTAATATTTGGTACCTTATTCCTTGGAATAATATCTTATTTAAGCATTACATCCCAAAGAATTAAAGAAATTATATTAAAATCCGGAGCTTATTTAATAATTATTACTGGAAGGGTATCTATTAATAATAAAGAAAAAGTTCTTTTAAATGATACTAGAAAAGAAATCTATAACTATATAGTAAACAATCCAGGAGTACATTTAAGGGAGATAGCAAAAAATTTAAACAAAAGTGTAAGCACAATTATATGGCATTTAAGAATACTTGAAAAAGCAAACTTAATTCGAAGTAAGAAAGTGGGAAATAAGCGTATATATTATCCAAAAGGCATGGATGTTAGAGATTTGCAACTTATATATTTAAATAATAAACTTTCAAAAAAGATTTATGAATATTTATTAAAAAATCCTGCTCATTTACGAAAAATATCCAGAGATTTAGATATACCAGTTGAAACTGTGAGATATAATTTAAGAAAAATGGAGGAATTGGGAATTGTGGATAGTTATGAGGAAGGCAATAAGATAATATACACTGTAAACTCCAAATTGTAG
- the ribH gene encoding 6,7-dimethyl-8-ribityllumazine synthase yields MVNLAFVIAEFNREITYMMEKVAEEHAEFLGAKVKYKIVVPGTFDMPLAVKRLLEKEDVDAVVTLGCVIEGETEHDEIVVHNAARKIADLALEYNKPVTLGISGPGMTRLQAEDRIDYGKRAVEAAVKMVKRLKALDEQ; encoded by the coding sequence ATGGTAAATCTTGCTTTTGTAATCGCTGAATTTAATAGAGAGATAACATACATGATGGAGAAGGTTGCAGAGGAGCATGCAGAGTTTTTGGGGGCAAAGGTAAAATACAAGATTGTTGTTCCAGGGACATTTGACATGCCCCTTGCAGTTAAAAGATTATTGGAAAAGGAAGATGTAGATGCTGTTGTTACACTTGGATGTGTTATTGAAGGAGAGACAGAGCATGATGAAATTGTTGTCCACAATGCGGCAAGGAAGATAGCGGATTTAGCGTTAGAATACAATAAACCAGTTACACTTGGAATATCTGGGCCAGGAATGACAAGATTGCAGGCAGAGGATAGAATAGATTATGGTAAGAGAGCAGTTGAAGCGGCTGTGAAGATGGTTAAGAGGTTAAAGGCATTAGATGAGCAATAA
- a CDS encoding helix-turn-helix domain-containing protein yields the protein MEVPIVPKSRREIHQLETMLLLGTLLQPKVLEIIKDPVEKLTWVDSLAVASGALAREKAGMTVSEIAEELGRTEQTIRKHLKGETKAGEFVKETYELLKKGELKLGDLEAQVELISAEEKIKKLEEEVKELEEQKKTLEENLGKVKDTLKKLLDEL from the coding sequence ATGGAAGTACCAATAGTACCAAAAAGTAGAAGAGAAATACACCAATTAGAAACCATGTTGTTACTTGGAACATTACTCCAACCAAAGGTTTTAGAAATTATTAAAGACCCAGTTGAGAAATTAACATGGGTAGATTCATTGGCAGTAGCATCTGGAGCATTGGCAAGAGAAAAGGCAGGGATGACAGTTAGTGAAATAGCAGAAGAACTTGGAAGAACAGAGCAAACTATAAGAAAACACTTAAAAGGAGAAACTAAAGCTGGAGAATTTGTAAAAGAAACATACGAGCTCTTGAAAAAAGGAGAGTTAAAGTTGGGTGATTTAGAGGCACAAGTAGAATTAATATCTGCCGAAGAGAAAATTAAAAAGTTGGAAGAGGAAGTTAAAGAACTTGAAGAACAGAAAAAAACCCTGGAAGAGAACTTAGGCAAAGTTAAAGATACACTCAAAAAGTTGTTGGATGAGCTGTAA
- a CDS encoding KaiC domain-containing protein: protein MHRVKTGIPGMDEILHGGIPERNVVLLSGGPGTGKSIFCQQFLFKGIEEYDEPGILIALEEHPVQIRINMEQFGWDVRKHEKEGKFAIVDAFTSGIGSAAKREKYIVRDPNDEMELIDVMKEAIEEIGAKRVGIDSVTTLYLNKPMMARKTVFLLKKVLAGLGCTALFVSQISVGERGFGGPGVEHAVDGIIKLDLDEIDGELKRSLIVWKMRGTSHSMRRHPFEITNKGIIVHSDKVLKM, encoded by the coding sequence ATGCATAGAGTAAAAACAGGTATTCCTGGAATGGATGAAATATTACATGGTGGAATCCCAGAAAGAAATGTAGTCCTTCTTTCGGGGGGACCAGGGACTGGAAAGAGTATTTTTTGTCAGCAATTTTTGTTTAAAGGTATTGAGGAATATGATGAACCAGGAATTTTAATTGCATTAGAGGAACACCCCGTCCAAATTAGAATAAACATGGAGCAGTTTGGTTGGGATGTAAGAAAACATGAAAAGGAAGGGAAATTTGCCATAGTGGATGCCTTCACATCTGGAATAGGCAGTGCGGCAAAGAGAGAAAAATACATCGTTAGAGACCCAAATGATGAAATGGAACTGATAGATGTTATGAAAGAAGCGATAGAGGAAATTGGGGCTAAGAGGGTTGGAATTGACTCTGTAACTACCTTATATTTAAACAAGCCGATGATGGCAAGAAAAACCGTATTCTTATTAAAAAAGGTGCTTGCTGGTTTGGGATGCACGGCGTTGTTTGTATCTCAAATTTCCGTTGGGGAGAGGGGGTTTGGAGGTCCTGGAGTAGAGCATGCAGTTGATGGTATTATAAAGTTGGATTTGGATGAAATTGATGGGGAGTTGAAGAGGAGTTTAATTGTTTGGAAAATGAGGGGGACATCCCACTCTATGAGAAGACACCCATTTGAAATAACCAATAAGGGAATTATCGTCCATTCAGATAAGGTCTTGAAAATGTAA
- a CDS encoding TIGR04013 family B12-binding domain/radical SAM domain-containing protein: protein MCPISNANDHNLNIGFRLTSKNRYSVSKLYPLIGGKLFKDFNKLISNIEDLDILIYSFMTMQRDNVLEEINKIIQIKKEKELEKPILIAGGPHPSGNPKDAINMGFDYVIVGEGEITLPKLINKLKKEKIEERIIIGERVKNLDEYNEIYPMTPIEITRGCPFNCRFCQTPQIFGKEVRHRSIENIVKLVKNMGDLRFITPNAFCYGSKDGLKPNIEKLERLLRELSKVKGRLFFGTFPSEVRPEFIKKETIELVVEYCDNKYLHFGAQSGSDEMLRYIRRGHTVDDVLNAIDLCVEYGLIPKVDFIFGFPNENEHHRKESIELIKYIIKKNGKVHAHYFMPLPGTYFENSSPTPLDKETLKILGKLAQKGLISGSWGYQYMKNVNP, encoded by the coding sequence GTGTGTCCAATATCTAACGCAAACGACCACAATTTGAATATTGGATTTAGATTAACTTCAAAAAATAGATACAGTGTCTCAAAGCTCTACCCATTAATTGGTGGGAAATTATTCAAGGACTTTAACAAACTAATTAGTAATATTGAAGATTTGGATATTTTAATATATTCGTTCATGACCATGCAGAGAGATAATGTATTGGAGGAAATAAATAAAATAATTCAGATAAAAAAAGAAAAAGAATTAGAAAAGCCAATTTTAATTGCGGGTGGTCCTCATCCATCTGGAAATCCAAAAGATGCCATAAATATGGGATTTGATTATGTAATTGTCGGAGAAGGAGAGATAACACTACCAAAATTAATAAACAAACTAAAAAAAGAAAAAATTGAAGAAAGGATTATTATTGGAGAGAGAGTTAAGAATTTGGATGAATATAATGAAATTTATCCAATGACACCAATTGAGATAACAAGAGGCTGCCCCTTCAACTGCAGATTTTGTCAAACTCCTCAAATTTTTGGTAAAGAAGTTAGGCATAGGAGTATAGAGAATATTGTAAAGCTTGTTAAAAATATGGGAGATTTGAGGTTTATAACACCAAATGCATTTTGTTATGGTTCAAAAGATGGATTAAAACCAAATATTGAAAAATTAGAGAGGTTGTTGAGAGAATTAAGTAAAGTTAAAGGAAGATTATTTTTCGGTACATTTCCATCAGAAGTCAGGCCCGAATTCATTAAAAAAGAGACTATTGAACTTGTAGTTGAGTATTGCGATAACAAATACCTCCATTTTGGGGCTCAAAGTGGTAGTGATGAAATGCTTAGATATATAAGGAGAGGACACACGGTCGATGATGTTTTAAATGCTATTGATCTATGCGTTGAATACGGCTTAATCCCAAAGGTTGATTTTATCTTTGGATTTCCAAATGAGAACGAACACCACAGAAAAGAGAGCATAGAACTAATAAAATACATCATAAAGAAGAATGGAAAGGTTCATGCCCACTACTTTATGCCGTTGCCTGGGACTTACTTTGAGAATTCTTCCCCAACACCATTGGATAAAGAAACACTAAAGATCTTAGGAAAATTGGCACAAAAAGGATTAATTAGCGGTTCTTGGGGATACCAATATATGAAAAACGTTAATCCTTAA
- a CDS encoding choice-of-anchor U domain-containing protein, with protein sequence MINLKILKILAITIFGIILLNSVVGSGANCTNATTQSNGTIIDNQTDPHINNLESLNNTNNSIKTKNTNLTNNNYLDIKIEGYKIIIKTDGEPFGYISSSNQSITNNISLEFIKIGNDEYVVHPVVLNVPITICSKYDGNKILNRTIFLNCSLNHTTITRTDKPYLITKYENNSLIIKTNGKLQIVYDSMNISAKVAKIGHDLYRVYPLILNNTVIIYSKFDNETLNKTIFLNYTKPKEEHYLNVSIENYKLKVFTNGELTATILNKKVNISIKKLNNSEYIVYPLLLNSTIVLYSKFNNETLNKTIYLPYNNYSDKKTIIYNNLPFNFYINRGKFKKFDIDINNNSVFLEIDNFSGSRIVNLTIELPFEVPSGMHIYYWANVNGKLTPINYTILKDRKHVVIFLKDEGIDSHKKNRKYVVMSLKDKKTNKHKKESGKITGSFKFYIPKFNVKTEFMDNNKTGILHVHDLKRNESYNITIKIDKGKFDYLYFVDTDNIPIKSNVNLPYNLIKFKITDIPNGSKVKVNITYPKLSVGDGGIVYYYKFNPNTLKWYNIPVMRNGTTITFTLKDGSLGDDDGKTNGVIVDDGGVGWVGFTKPNIATIGVTANPVLHHWYKTLVPYGKSSFNISVEDMDSVRLKVYYPNGTFYGEFYDVNDTSNNFGEWATFTINTNGQYGWWKFELYRTSTYKYGDYYGLNVTNELLSWNESVEINGENFTTTPFIYMLGYNSNTLQSESYYVLSNGSFEVAIYDSDNLNVTVYYPNGTQYGVFHLTGNNTWDVITVTSDVAGLYKIVVEETDISFDDSIGSTTFSNRNLYRIASNKPIFMASDENELNVTIYSYNKTVSVGDTFNITVYVKNIGDFDLENINVTINLPSGLTGETSKTVSYILPNEIVAINFTVTASDSGLYEVKINASNDFVKASNTTYITVLGNTAIEGYIYEDFGILGAYDSQDKPIPNVTVALFKDNTIAGIIGKLDTNDTLVTTTKTNSSGYYNFTITDTSAIYFVAVNSSSINTTRGLNSGYTTSDIWAEETYQTNESNYSQIIPFFGGRNATKSDDWSAGVYEHYVKINCSKYKGENIIFGFNFDVIVNVKDADDDTSSNRYAQGTLRQFILNANAIKGADHMYFIPMVSPNENDGTGEWWKLVVNSTIGELPNILDDNTTIDGTAYYPNMTVRDDNPGKVGTGGTVGTGPDGIPNTGDEAVLPRFDKPEFEIDGNGESYIFYIGSSTETPANVTIRKIAIIGSGDDGIRVNGGSDNFLIEENIIGMRADGTYPDAADRIKGDGIKVYDYSYPSVGGTIQKNYVGYCEDYGISVGLSKTTGDEPLKTVIRWNEVFDAGKDSNYKYPDAISVYADNVTVEENLIYNVYMGAGTNPRSAGKGVEIRYNANGIIVRGNTISNTSSAGVYFDDDSDDGTVEYNIIYNTTGGVVVSDYSGSPVRIKISKNSIYNNSYLGIDLNWDNVTLNDGQLNANQPNYGMDYPVITYAEFNGTYLYVEGFIGNESIGGSSNFANATVDIYLVKNPTEGDDLVGNNISSDGSVLSNHYGEGWIYLGSLTANGSGDFKGWINVSGKSVENRALITATATLNGSTSEFGPDYKLIKKINISAGITLFWQGDHFNVTISVKAYNETHNIIVYWVKPNNTTISSMSGDYDSNGSSGNVYWWYFDKIGDEEVKHIYVNFNVTKDFRLSEAYIIGVDPK encoded by the coding sequence ATGATTAACTTGAAAATATTAAAAATATTGGCAATTACTATTTTTGGAATAATACTTTTAAACTCTGTTGTTGGTAGTGGAGCAAATTGCACAAATGCCACAACCCAATCAAATGGAACTATAATAGATAACCAAACAGACCCACACATCAACAACTTGGAAAGCCTAAATAATACAAATAATTCCATCAAAACTAAAAATACAAACTTAACAAATAATAATTATTTAGATATTAAAATTGAAGGTTATAAAATAATAATAAAAACAGATGGAGAACCTTTTGGATACATATCTTCGTCCAATCAATCTATAACGAATAATATTTCTTTGGAATTTATTAAAATTGGTAATGATGAATATGTGGTGCATCCTGTGGTATTAAATGTTCCAATAACTATTTGCTCTAAATATGATGGAAATAAAATACTTAATAGAACCATATTCTTAAATTGTAGTTTAAATCATACTACCATCACAAGAACTGATAAACCATATTTAATTACAAAATATGAAAATAATTCATTAATAATAAAAACCAATGGAAAATTACAGATTGTATATGATTCTATGAATATATCAGCAAAGGTAGCAAAAATTGGACATGACTTATATCGAGTTTATCCATTAATATTGAACAATACAGTTATAATTTACTCTAAATTTGACAATGAAACACTGAATAAAACAATATTCTTAAATTACACCAAACCAAAGGAAGAACACTATTTAAATGTATCTATTGAAAATTACAAGTTAAAAGTATTTACAAATGGTGAGCTCACAGCAACAATATTGAATAAAAAAGTAAATATATCCATAAAAAAATTAAATAATTCGGAATATATTGTATATCCATTATTGCTAAACTCCACGATTGTTCTTTATTCAAAATTCAATAACGAGACATTAAATAAAACGATATATTTGCCGTATAATAATTATTCTGATAAAAAAACAATTATTTATAATAATCTGCCATTCAACTTTTATATAAATCGAGGAAAATTTAAAAAATTCGACATTGATATTAATAACAATAGTGTTTTTTTAGAAATTGATAATTTTTCAGGGAGCCGCATTGTTAATTTAACTATTGAATTACCTTTTGAAGTTCCAAGTGGTATGCATATATATTATTGGGCAAATGTTAATGGAAAATTAACTCCAATAAATTACACAATTTTAAAGGATAGAAAGCATGTTGTTATATTCTTAAAAGATGAGGGGATTGATAGTCATAAAAAAAATAGAAAATATGTTGTTATGTCTTTAAAAGATAAGAAAACTAATAAACATAAAAAAGAAAGTGGAAAAATTACAGGCTCATTTAAGTTTTATATTCCAAAATTTAATGTAAAAACAGAATTTATGGATAATAATAAAACTGGAATTTTACATGTGCATGATTTAAAAAGAAATGAATCATATAACATTACTATAAAAATTGACAAAGGAAAATTTGATTATTTGTATTTTGTTGATACAGACAATATCCCTATTAAAAGCAATGTTAACTTACCATATAATTTAATTAAATTTAAAATTACTGATATTCCAAACGGGTCTAAAGTCAAGGTTAATATAACTTACCCAAAACTTTCAGTAGGGGATGGAGGAATAGTTTATTATTATAAATTCAATCCAAATACATTGAAATGGTACAATATACCTGTGATGAGAAATGGAACTACAATTACATTCACACTTAAAGATGGATCTCTTGGGGATGATGATGGAAAAACCAATGGAGTTATAGTGGATGACGGTGGTGTTGGATGGGTTGGTTTTACCAAGCCGAATATAGCAACTATCGGTGTGACGGCAAATCCTGTTCTCCACCACTGGTATAAAACGTTAGTTCCCTACGGAAAATCGTCGTTTAACATTTCGGTTGAAGACATGGACAGCGTGAGGTTAAAAGTTTACTATCCCAATGGAACATTCTATGGCGAATTCTATGACGTAAACGATACAAGTAATAACTTTGGAGAATGGGCAACATTTACAATCAACACAAACGGACAATACGGATGGTGGAAATTCGAGTTGTATAGAACCTCTACCTATAAGTATGGAGACTATTATGGACTGAACGTAACGAACGAGTTGTTATCGTGGAACGAAAGTGTTGAAATAAACGGAGAAAATTTCACCACGACACCATTTATTTACATGTTAGGTTATAACTCAAATACACTGCAGAGTGAATCCTACTACGTGCTTTCAAACGGAAGTTTTGAAGTTGCAATATACGATAGCGATAATCTAAATGTTACGGTTTACTATCCAAACGGAACGCAGTACGGTGTATTTCATCTAACAGGAAATAACACTTGGGATGTAATAACAGTAACGTCAGATGTAGCCGGATTGTATAAAATAGTGGTTGAAGAGACAGACATATCATTTGATGATTCTATCGGATCAACTACATTTAGCAATAGAAACCTCTACAGAATCGCATCAAACAAACCCATATTCATGGCAAGTGATGAAAATGAACTGAATGTCACAATTTACTCATACAACAAAACCGTTAGCGTTGGGGATACTTTCAACATCACGGTTTATGTGAAAAACATTGGAGATTTTGATTTAGAAAACATAAACGTAACAATAAACCTACCATCCGGCTTGACGGGAGAGACTTCGAAAACTGTAAGCTACATACTGCCGAACGAGATTGTAGCAATCAATTTCACGGTAACAGCCAGCGATTCAGGATTGTATGAGGTGAAGATCAATGCATCCAACGATTTTGTCAAAGCCAGCAACACAACATACATTACAGTACTGGGCAATACGGCAATTGAAGGATACATATATGAGGATTTTGGAATCTTAGGAGCTTACGATTCGCAGGATAAACCAATTCCCAATGTTACCGTAGCATTGTTCAAGGACAACACCATAGCCGGAATAATAGGAAAACTTGATACGAACGATACGCTTGTTACGACAACGAAAACAAATTCAAGTGGTTATTACAACTTCACGATAACCGATACTTCGGCAATTTATTTCGTTGCGGTTAATTCTTCAAGCATAAACACCACGAGAGGGCTAAATTCAGGCTATACAACCAGCGACATCTGGGCTGAAGAGACATACCAAACAAACGAATCCAACTACTCCCAGATAATCCCATTCTTTGGAGGTAGGAATGCAACAAAAAGTGATGACTGGAGTGCCGGAGTTTACGAGCACTACGTGAAGATTAACTGCTCGAAATACAAAGGCGAGAATATAATCTTCGGATTCAACTTCGATGTTATCGTGAACGTAAAAGATGCAGACGACGATACGTCATCAAACAGGTACGCCCAGGGGACGCTCAGGCAGTTCATACTTAATGCAAATGCGATCAAAGGTGCCGACCATATGTACTTCATCCCAATGGTGAGTCCAAACGAGAATGATGGAACTGGAGAGTGGTGGAAACTCGTGGTTAACTCAACCATTGGGGAACTTCCAAATATCTTGGACGACAACACCACCATAGACGGGACTGCTTACTATCCGAACATGACGGTTAGAGACGACAACCCTGGAAAGGTGGGAACAGGTGGAACTGTTGGAACCGGACCGGATGGCATTCCGAATACGGGCGACGAGGCGGTTTTACCGAGGTTTGATAAACCTGAGTTTGAAATCGACGGAAACGGCGAGTCATATATCTTCTACATTGGGAGTAGTACTGAAACGCCAGCGAACGTAACTATAAGGAAAATTGCTATCATAGGTTCTGGGGACGATGGAATCAGGGTTAATGGAGGTAGCGACAACTTTCTGATTGAGGAGAACATAATAGGCATGAGAGCAGACGGAACATATCCAGACGCGGCGGACAGGATAAAGGGAGATGGGATAAAAGTTTACGATTATTCCTACCCCAGCGTCGGGGGGACGATTCAGAAGAACTACGTGGGCTACTGCGAGGATTACGGTATAAGTGTTGGACTTTCAAAAACTACCGGAGATGAACCCTTGAAAACAGTAATCAGGTGGAACGAAGTTTTTGACGCAGGTAAAGACTCGAACTACAAGTATCCAGACGCAATCTCAGTGTACGCTGACAACGTCACAGTCGAAGAAAACCTGATATACAACGTCTACATGGGGGCTGGCACCAACCCAAGAAGTGCTGGAAAAGGCGTTGAAATCAGGTACAATGCTAATGGGATAATAGTTAGGGGTAACACCATCTCCAACACATCCTCAGCGGGTGTTTATTTTGATGACGACAGTGACGATGGGACAGTTGAGTACAACATAATCTACAACACTACGGGAGGAGTGGTGGTAAGTGATTACAGCGGAAGTCCCGTGAGAATCAAAATATCCAAAAACTCGATTTACAACAACTCTTATCTGGGCATTGATCTTAACTGGGATAACGTAACTCTTAATGACGGACAACTTAACGCAAATCAGCCAAACTATGGTATGGATTATCCAGTAATAACCTACGCTGAATTTAACGGAACCTATCTCTATGTTGAAGGCTTCATTGGGAATGAAAGTATTGGAGGTAGTTCAAACTTTGCAAATGCAACTGTGGATATTTATCTCGTTAAGAACCCTACAGAAGGTGATGATTTAGTTGGGAATAATATATCATCAGATGGAAGTGTTTTATCCAACCACTATGGTGAGGGCTGGATTTACTTAGGTAGTTTAACAGCTAATGGCAGTGGGGACTTTAAAGGCTGGATCAATGTTAGTGGTAAGAGCGTTGAAAATCGTGCTTTGATAACAGCAACGGCAACATTAAACGGAAGTACTTCCGAATTTGGGCCAGATTATAAATTAATAAAAAAGATAAACATCTCCGCTGGTATAACCTTATTCTGGCAGGGAGATCATTTCAACGTGACAATCTCGGTAAAAGCTTACAACGAAACTCACAATATAATAGTTTACTGGGTGAAACCGAACAACACAACAATATCAAGTATGAGCGGAGATTACGACTCGAACGGAAGTTCAGGAAACGTCTACTGGTGGTATTTCGATAAAATAGGAGATGAAGAGGTCAAACACATTTATGTGAACTTCAACGTAACAAAAGACTTCCGATTGAGCGAAGCTTACATAATAGGAGTTGATCCAAAATGA
- a CDS encoding gamma carbonic anhydrase family protein: protein MKNVWIAKNATIVGDVELKEDVSVWYNAVLRGDLDKIIVGRGSNVQDNCVIHVSKGYPTIIGEYVSIGHGAVLHGCKIGNNVLVGMNTTILNGAKIGDNCIIGANALVTQNKEIPPNSLVLGVPGKVVRELSEEEIKSIKENALRYIDLAKKILIKEKII from the coding sequence ATGAAAAATGTGTGGATTGCAAAAAATGCAACCATTGTTGGGGACGTTGAACTTAAAGAGGATGTTAGTGTATGGTATAATGCAGTATTGAGGGGGGATTTGGATAAAATTATTGTTGGGAGAGGTTCAAATGTCCAAGATAATTGTGTGATTCATGTTTCAAAGGGATATCCGACAATAATTGGCGAGTATGTATCAATAGGGCACGGAGCAGTGTTACATGGATGCAAAATAGGAAATAACGTCTTAGTTGGAATGAACACAACAATTTTAAATGGTGCAAAGATTGGGGACAATTGCATTATTGGAGCCAATGCTTTAGTTACTCAAAACAAAGAAATTCCACCAAATAGTTTGGTTTTAGGAGTTCCTGGAAAGGTTGTTAGAGAGTTGAGTGAGGAGGAAATAAAATCCATTAAAGAGAATGCATTGAGATATATTGATTTAGCAAAGAAAATCCTAATAAAAGAAAAAATTATATAG